AGAGCCATCATGTGTTTTGTATTGTTGCTCCGCAAATTGAATTAGCAAATTTATGGAACAAGTGTTCTCTTTGTCCTGCGCTGATCCAATGAATGTGTCTCGCATGACCAATTTTATCCAAGCATCCTCTGATAGGCCATGCAACAAGTATTCTCTAGacccaaatatatatataggCTGCATATGGTTGGTGGTGATGATCACTGTACTTCCGATTCCACCCACATGCAATAGGTTGTGCTTTAGTTGATCCCACTTGTCTTTCAACCCCTCTTCCATATCATCATAGTATATGTCATTCAAAATGAGCAAGTATCTTCTTTGGCCGAGCCGTTCATTCACGAGTAGCCAGATAGCTTGGTGCGATTGCAGATGGTCGCACGAGTCTCCCGTGATAGACCTTGCAAATTCTCTCCCGATGcttagttcatcgaaagataagtcGATGGAAACGTCCACCCAGATTCGATGATGGAAATGTTGGCGCACCCAGGGGTGGTGGTAAATCATCCGAGCCAGGGTTGTCTTCCCCATGGATGACAGTGATCCAAACGGCCATTCATCATGGATTTGTATGACGAAGGGCTCACCGTTGTTGTTGGATGATTGATTCTGCTGAAGAATCTCTACAATATTATCTCTGTCCTCATCTCTTCCCACCACTTCATCTCCTAGGACATAGGAGTACTCTTCATCGCATGGATCCATGGCATCCATCATCTCCTTCCGGAGGTCCAAGGCAGACCCCCAAAGGACGAGCTCCTTCAACCTGAGCCCCATCTCCTTGAGCTCCTGCAGAATAGAAAGACGAAAAGCCACTCGGAAGGAGCGCAACAAGGGATTCGACGGTGCCGCTGCCCTCCCCGGCCACTCCAAGATCCGGTCGAGCAGGTTTTGGACGTCCCCAATGGCTGCACCCGCATCCGCCATCCACATCTCCACGTCCGGCTGCGTCCACGCCCGCATCGTCGCGTCCCGAATGACTGCACTGATGGCCCAAAGGTCAGGAATAaacttctcaagatgatgttggatacCTAGCTCTCGACATCGCTCCGTCATATCAGACGACGGCAGCAAATCCAAGAGTATGTGCCGCAAATCCACTCCCGCCATGCTTTCGCTCCTGCCTTTGATGTTTCGGTTGCGTGAGGTGGGGGTGAGACCACTAGAGATGTATATTGTGATTGATGATGAGCATCTATACTTGGTTTGTTTATTGGATCACGATGATTCTtctacttttattattattattattaatgttgTGGCTACTCTTTAAAGTGTATGCCACCCACACCACACCAACACACTCTTGGAATCAATGCTAAGCCTCCTCTAAATAAAGCACTTTCCTCACACACCATAATTCTTATTCGTTTCCGGTCCTAACCTTCGTCCCCAAGTATGAAATGCTTGCagctataaaaaggtggttggatGTTACTTTAACCGACAAAGTGTCAAACACAATCCATGCCAATATTTTATAGAATAATCCTTGTTAGAAAAGTTTTGGTTGTTCGTTCCTTTGGACTTTGATATTCCAATCTTCAAGGAGATGCCTCTCTTACTCTCtctcctttcctttttcttttatttgtttatacattttatattattttagagtATGCATACTTGAAGCTTTTCCGACTAACACTTAATTCTTATTTTCACCTTTGTCTGAAATGATGCaacaatcaaaatgatcatcagatTATAGAAATTATGACAATCACGGATCTGATTAATCATCAAAGTTCTACTGCATAATTTTGTATAGCTTGGctagtaaattttttaataatttatcataaaattctaAGCTCAAACCTCATATTTACCacttatctttaaaaaaaaaacacacaaacaAAGAATGTTGAACCACATAAATCTTTTATCGATCTTTAGATATATTCTTTGATTTTTaatctctaattttttttctttcattttcatcCCAACAAGGAAAGCCTCTTCCACCATAAATACATTTTGACATCTTTTTAAGTTGGCTGGATATAGGTTTTTAGTGTGATAAAGTATTTTATATAATATCCTATGGGGCAACAGCTATTAATAAAAATGGACTAGAAGTTGTATAGGAAAAGGAATTTGACAAATTTAGATTGAATGTGATttggattatttgatttatatattattattaaaaaaatattttttcttaagattattaaagtattttttattataaaaatatatggtATCTATTGGTTGGATGGATAACTGATTCATTAAAACCTATATCACTAAGCCAAAGTCGCCTAATAAGTTCCTCAAACTCCTATAAATTAAACTAATTCATTGTCTTATAGCACTTGTAGACTAACTCACGTCTTTACCTAATTTTAGGATGTGAGTTAACTTAAGGGGTGTTATGCTAAATATATGTATTGTTAAAGAGGAATTGACCCTTCAATTTTCTTGTATTGATATTCCTTGATATAATGGGTCATTTTTGTACTCATCTCCACaagtaattattatttttttaggaaaaaaaaaatcttccttctaaacaagaaagaaaaaaagaaagaaagaaagaaagaaagaaaaaagaaaattgaagatgAAACGCAAGACCTGCCACCAACCATGGCATATGTcctttatgcaaaaaaaaaaaagattacttgTCGAAATTTATAATGGTGTATGATCTTGGTGTCAACATGGATAAATGTATAACTGGACAATCAAACAAATACACTATGGATATGACGATGAAATCGATGAGTTTGATTGATCGTActattttctttctctctttctttctttctttcttttttcgctAGAGAACTCTAGAATTCAATCAACTTTTCGGAACTAAATCTCAACCTTTTATTTACTTTTGATTCTCAGTTAAAATCAGTTGTAATTTCTATTATTCCTTATTTATTTAGACCATTAGAGAGTCTAAAATTAAGTGATAAGGGGAGCCCTGGACATCATTATGTTTCTCTCGATGTGGAGTTCCACGTGTGGTTCAATTTTAATCATCCGAAGGAAAAGATCGATTCGATTCGGTCTTCTCACTCGGATCATCAATATCTTAAGCTAAATAGAATTCTCAAGGGTTATTGACATATAGAAAAAGAAAGAGGTGTTGGGATTTTTTGACGACTCTTCTGCATTTTAATACGGAGTTAGAATCTTatgaacttcaaaaaaaaaaacgaaagagAGAATCTACGTTGTGTTTTTAGTATCTGTATTCATCTTCTCTATTtggattttaaatcatgatgatgGAGTAAATTCATATAGTTTGTATATAAATTAGAGATTAAATTGTAAAAATGTATCAAGTGATTAGTTATTGAGAGAtgctaaaagttttttttttttataaagagtAAGTGATTAAGATTAAATTTAAACCAAGCACTTATATTGTCAAAGATTTTATCAGTTAAGTTAGTTGATACATTTTCATAATCATTCTATCAGCGTAGTAAGATTGGACTCAATGTATATCGCCTGTCTAAATGACGTAAAATATATATTCTTACATATAAACTCTCATTGCATGTCACTCCTATCTTTGTGATGTGGGTCACAACGTATGCTTATTAAGACCCAAATCTCCGATTTGAATGGAGAACTGACCTTTATCAAAAAGTATTTTCTCATTAACCTCAAGCAAACAGGGAAGGTAgtcataagagagagagagagagagagagagagagagagagagctatttAGAGAAGCCTAAGGAGAATCTCTTCTGGCATCAGGACATCACGAAATAAATCGATGGCTTAAACCGGTTGTGTCAGCAGGCCCCACTGCGTCATCCAATCTTTGCTCGTCATGTTATCTGGAACTCCGAATCGGATATTACACATCAACCCAGCTCGATCACCATTGCCTCTCGTCGCAAAGTCGGATGGGTCCCACCATCAAACTCAACCGGTTAATCATCGATTTGGTTCGACGATAGTTTGATTTTAAAACTTATAAATAATTTCGatttaaaaatttaatttttgattcaattaattgatttgaatcaaatcgaatcgatttttaatttaaaaaattaatctaatcgaattcatcatttatttttaatcaatttaaatCAATTAATTAAATCATCTTAAAGGTTTCAAAAATCTTAAAATCTTTAAGATCAAACTGAAGATCaagcaatattaaaattttataaatcttATTTGAGTTCATCCAATTGGATTAAGATTTCGAATCGATTCAATTCAATCAAACTAATTTCTTTATAAATCGAATTAGGGTAATTAATTTTTAAACCAATTCGTTTAGATAAATTCGAATCCGTCGGACCAACTTAATGATTTAAGTCATTTGGTTCGAATCGATTTGAACATCTAGTGTTACTGTTACGCCTTTTGTGCTGGTTGACGTAGTAACTGCGTCGGCGGACACGTCAGAAGGGTGATCAGCACATCATGCAATAAACCGGTCGATTAGACCGGCTGAAAGGTAAGAAACTTGTGGTTTGGATCGGCTGAGTCAGCAGGTCCTAGTCCATCAAACAATCTTTGCTTGCCACGTTAGCTGGAACTCCGAATCTGATAGTACACGTGGTTTGCTTTAATATCCTACTCGATCTCCACGACTGCTTCTCGTCGCCAAGTGGGGTGGGTCCCTGAACTTCACACATCGGTCCTAACTGTACGAGGGTACTACGTCTTTTGCTGGTTGACGCGGTAACTGTGTCGGTGGCCACGTCAGAACAAAACACGAGGCATAATGAATTGGACAAGGAGTGGCAGATGAGCGAGATGAAGGATCAAAgcggcacagagagagagagggtgtgtgtgtGCTTGTGGGGTTGCGAGGGCTCACATGTTGCGTTCTTAGCTTCCTTCCATCCTTCCCATTTACCGCTGCATTTCTCGTTCTTGTTGTTGTTTGCGCCCTTTTGCGATGCCCTTCTTCTGCTGGGActgagaagagagagaaagagaggagcgGATGGGGAGAGAAGTGATGAGGTCACGCCGCTGGAATGAGGTTGCAGCGGCtctgaattgaattgaattgctTGCCGACTTGGGCTTTCCAATAACAGGGAGAAAACATCACCGACAAACGCATGGAGGCGAGCGCAGGTCTGGTCGCCGGCTCCCACAACCGGAACGAACTCGTGGTCATCCGCCGCGACGGTGATATGGGGGTATTTTCTACATCTTTTCTTCTTGGCGTCGAACAATCGAATCGTTAGGATTTGTTCTTGTGTTCTGTTTTCTGTTAGAAGGTTTTGATTCGATCTCCGCCTGCAGCCGAAGCCGCTGCAGCAGCTGAGCGGGCAAATCTGCCAGATCTGCGGCGACGACGTCGGCCGCACCGTCGACGGGGATCTCTTCGTCGCCTGCAACGAGTGCGCCTTCCCCATTTGCAGGACTTGCTACGAGTACGAGCGCCGGGAGGGCAACCAGATTTGTCCCCAGTGCAAGACCAGGTTCAAGCGGCTCAAGGGTAAGAAACCTAAAAGCACGCCCTCAATGCCTCCTTCCTGGTTAAATTGTAGTCGATCTCTCTATAATTTGCTTTCCCTCACCATGGGTTCTTGGTTGTATGATTTGGTCCACATTATGTTCCAGTCACTGTAATTAGCATTATAACAAACACCTATACTTTGGTTCTTCTTGTAGTTAACCCTTAGTACATCTCTGTGGCCTAGATCCTTTTCGTAATAAAGCCCTAGTATAATTTCATGACTTTCTAATTCTCTCGTAGTAGATTTCTCTAGCCTTAATCTTTTATGACAGATTGTTGTGTTTTGTTGTCCGCACTGTGCAGGGTGTCCTCGTGTGGCTGGTGATGAAGAAGAGGATAACACTGATGATCTTGAGAATGAATTCAACTTCGTCAGGGGAGATAAGCAGGACTCACAGTACATAGCTGAGGCCATGCTGCAGACTCACATGAGTTATGGCCACCAGGGTGACATCAACACGCCTTATGTGGTTCATACTGTGGCTCAAGTCCCTCTCCTCACCAATGGCGAAATGGTACTTGTGCTCACACCTTACTCTCATTGCCTCGGGAGCAGTAAAACCCTTCTATACT
The window above is part of the Musa acuminata AAA Group cultivar baxijiao chromosome BXJ2-6, Cavendish_Baxijiao_AAA, whole genome shotgun sequence genome. Proteins encoded here:
- the LOC135613360 gene encoding disease resistance protein RGA2-like, whose amino-acid sequence is MAGVDLRHILLDLLPSSDMTERCRELGIQHHLEKFIPDLWAISAVIRDATMRAWTQPDVEMWMADAGAAIGDVQNLLDRILEWPGRAAAPSNPLLRSFRVAFRLSILQELKEMGLRLKELVLWGSALDLRKEMMDAMDPCDEEYSYVLGDEVVGRDEDRDNIVEILQQNQSSNNNGEPFVIQIHDEWPFGSLSSMGKTTLARMIYHHPWVRQHFHHRIWVDVSIDLSFDELSIGREFARSITGDSCDHLQSHQAIWLLVNERLGQRRYLLILNDIYYDDMEEGLKDKWDQLKHNLLHVGGIGSTVIITTNHMQPIYIFGSREYLLHGLSEDAWIKLVMRDTFIGSAQDKENTCSINLLIQFAEQQYKTHDGSPMLAKTLGSIFRYTETPSAF